Proteins co-encoded in one Candidatus Eisenbacteria bacterium genomic window:
- a CDS encoding oligopeptide transporter, OPT family, with amino-acid sequence MHDEPAQKSLPENAYTPLKPGETYQPIIPAATRLPELTWRSILWGLFLCIVFTVASAYSGLKVGQVMEAAIPISILAIGLARVYPRRSTLLENVIITGIGGVSGSVVAGAIFTLPALYILNLNPHPVQSIFICLAGSCLGILFLIPLRRYFVRETHGEFAYPEATAITEVLVTGEKGGSQAALLLQATGIAAVYDFFVTTFQVWRETINFQFLPVVKGLAERGRVVVNFDAIGFILGLGYVMGLRSSMILCAGGVLANFVVVPLIWMMGQHSPELVVYPGAIPVADMTAAQIFRSYVRLMGVGAIASAGIIGIIKSLKIVWGSFAVAAKAFRGGEHSGLERTDRDLPIMGMLLGVVLSAVAVAVFMGTLGASVAVLAAGLGLVLVFSFFFTSVAANAIATTARNPVSGMTMLTIIISSVVLLRFGVSGTSGMFFVMAIAGMVCTAVSVSGQTITDLKAGYWLGSTPSAQQKVKFLGAVAAAVAAGLTIVMLSRTFQFGEAAAGDLRPVLASPQAAIMKELVSNFMSQQPIAYILFGTGIMVTLLLEMLGAPSLIFALGMYLPLELNSPALVGGFLHHLVTRRSEKAGGRDGSRMRERGVIIASGLMAGGALGGVFGAALRLFPWFREDLVKTPFFDNDPVSQMISAGMFVALCAYLWWGALAKPGKAEKAGT; translated from the coding sequence ATGCACGATGAACCAGCCCAGAAGTCGTTGCCGGAGAATGCGTACACCCCGCTGAAGCCCGGCGAGACCTACCAGCCCATCATCCCGGCGGCGACGCGACTGCCCGAACTTACCTGGCGCTCGATCCTCTGGGGGCTGTTCCTGTGCATCGTGTTCACCGTGGCCTCGGCCTATTCGGGGCTGAAGGTGGGGCAGGTCATGGAGGCCGCGATTCCCATCTCGATCCTGGCCATCGGCCTGGCGCGGGTGTACCCCCGCCGCTCCACGCTGCTCGAGAACGTGATCATCACCGGCATCGGCGGCGTGTCGGGCTCGGTGGTGGCGGGCGCCATCTTCACCCTGCCGGCGCTCTACATCCTGAACCTGAACCCGCACCCGGTGCAGAGCATCTTCATCTGCCTCGCCGGAAGCTGCCTGGGGATCCTGTTCCTGATCCCGCTGCGCCGCTACTTCGTGCGCGAGACCCACGGCGAGTTCGCCTACCCCGAGGCCACCGCCATCACCGAGGTGCTGGTCACCGGCGAAAAGGGCGGCTCGCAGGCGGCGCTGTTGCTCCAGGCGACCGGCATCGCGGCGGTGTACGACTTCTTCGTGACCACCTTCCAGGTGTGGCGCGAGACGATCAACTTCCAGTTCCTCCCGGTCGTGAAGGGCCTGGCCGAACGGGGGCGGGTGGTGGTCAACTTCGACGCCATCGGCTTCATCCTGGGCCTGGGATACGTGATGGGGCTCCGCTCCTCGATGATCCTGTGCGCGGGAGGGGTGCTGGCGAATTTCGTGGTGGTGCCCCTCATCTGGATGATGGGCCAGCACTCCCCGGAACTGGTGGTCTACCCGGGGGCGATCCCCGTCGCGGACATGACCGCCGCGCAGATCTTCCGCTCCTACGTGCGACTCATGGGCGTGGGGGCCATCGCCTCGGCGGGCATCATCGGCATCATCAAGTCGCTGAAGATCGTGTGGGGATCGTTCGCGGTGGCCGCCAAGGCCTTCCGCGGAGGCGAGCACTCGGGCCTCGAGCGCACCGACCGGGACCTGCCCATCATGGGCATGCTGCTCGGCGTGGTGCTCAGCGCCGTGGCGGTGGCGGTGTTCATGGGCACGCTCGGCGCTTCCGTGGCGGTGCTGGCGGCGGGCCTGGGGCTGGTGCTGGTGTTCTCGTTCTTCTTCACCTCGGTGGCGGCCAACGCCATCGCCACCACCGCGCGCAACCCGGTCTCGGGCATGACCATGCTCACCATCATCATCTCGAGCGTGGTGCTGCTCCGGTTCGGGGTCTCGGGCACCTCCGGGATGTTCTTCGTGATGGCCATCGCCGGCATGGTCTGCACCGCGGTGTCGGTTTCGGGACAGACCATCACCGATCTCAAGGCGGGCTACTGGCTCGGCTCCACGCCGTCGGCGCAGCAAAAGGTGAAGTTCCTCGGGGCCGTTGCCGCCGCGGTGGCCGCCGGGCTTACCATCGTGATGCTCTCGCGCACCTTCCAGTTCGGGGAGGCCGCGGCCGGAGACCTGCGCCCGGTGCTGGCCTCGCCGCAGGCCGCGATCATGAAGGAGCTGGTGAGCAACTTCATGAGCCAGCAGCCCATCGCCTACATACTGTTCGGCACCGGGATCATGGTGACGCTGCTGCTCGAGATGCTGGGCGCGCCCTCGCTCATCTTCGCGCTGGGCATGTACCTGCCGCTGGAGCTCAACTCGCCCGCGCTGGTGGGCGGCTTCCTGCACCACCTGGTGACGCGCCGCTCCGAGAAGGCCGGCGGGCGCGACGGGAGCCGCATGCGGGAGCGGGGCGTGATCATCGCTTCGGGCCTGATGGCCGGCGGCGCGCTGGGTGGTGTCTTCGGGGCCGCGTTGCGGCTGTTCCCCTGGTTCCGGGAGGACCTGGTGAAGACCCCGTTCTTCGACAACGACCCCGTCTCGCAGATGATCTCGGCGGGGATGTTCGTGGCGCTGTGCGCGTACCTGTGGTGGGGGGCGCTGGCGAAGCCGGGGAAGGCGGAGAAGGCGGGGACGTAG
- a CDS encoding GAF domain-containing protein, with protein MFLRLVRFLFGTLRGRLILGVAAVHAVMMALFIFDLTMRQRAMLLDRQVEEAAALAHALATSAAGWIAADDISGLQELVEAQHRYPELLYAMLTDDQGRVLADTDKSKLGLYMLDVPQATRPVVFSRAARLVDVAAPAMVRGRHVGWARVGVGQRAAGERLAHITRSGIAYALAAIVVGSVIAWMMGRRITRRLYAVQDTINRVRAGNRGARSSITGVDEAAVMAHEFNSMLDALAERDLDLRASEEKYRGLVRRIRAAILVHGADTRILMSNPLAQDLLGLTEEQLLGREATDPCWQFTREDGTTMPPGEFPVSRVLTSGQPLRDAVLGVRRPATGTDVWVLVSADPVRDERGAVEQVIVTFVDITDRRLAEEALRRLNRELRAISDCNQALMRAQDEQALLLEVCGIICDEAGYRMAWVGYAGLDPARTLRPVAWAGAEDGYLTGFKVSCAGGSEGGQGPAATAIRTGDVVYLQDFMVDAHLDPGREGALRRGYRSGIALPLKDSGGSVFGALVIYSAEPDAFTPHETRLLEELAGDLAFGIVTLRTRVEGARAEEERARLRQHLQQSQKMEAIGRLAGGVAHDFNNLLTVINGYSELALGQLAKGDSLQGDLQQIQAAGRRAAELTQQLLAFSRMQVVQPRVITLNDQVRDAEKMLKRVIGENIELVCSLDPALDTIRADPGQIHQILMNLVVNARDAMPSGGRVVLETRNEVVETVTAAHGWTLEPGRYAVLSVSDTGVGMSEEVMNRVFEPFFTTKEPGKGTGMGLATVFGIVQQAGGFISVSSRPDHGTAFTIYFLRVTEEGAEPTRPAAGETRARGDETILVVEDQQEVRGLMLANLRSLGYRVLEAQNGEDALRVCETHPGPIHLVITDVVMPRMSGPTMASRLVLMRPDSRVLFVSGYSENLELQGDSPQMCFDYLQKPFSLEGLARSVRELLDRSRAMT; from the coding sequence TACGCCATGCTGACCGACGACCAGGGCCGCGTGCTCGCGGACACCGACAAGTCCAAGCTGGGGCTGTACATGCTCGATGTGCCGCAGGCCACGCGCCCGGTGGTGTTCTCACGGGCGGCGCGACTGGTGGACGTGGCCGCCCCGGCCATGGTCCGCGGCCGTCACGTGGGCTGGGCCCGGGTGGGCGTGGGCCAGAGGGCGGCCGGCGAGAGGCTCGCGCACATCACCCGCAGCGGCATCGCCTACGCCCTCGCGGCGATCGTGGTCGGTTCGGTCATCGCGTGGATGATGGGGCGCCGGATCACCCGCAGGCTCTACGCGGTCCAGGACACGATCAACCGGGTGCGTGCGGGCAACCGCGGTGCCCGCTCCTCGATCACCGGCGTGGACGAGGCCGCCGTGATGGCGCACGAGTTCAATTCCATGCTGGACGCCCTGGCGGAGCGGGACCTGGACCTTCGGGCCAGCGAGGAGAAGTACCGCGGGCTGGTGCGGAGGATCCGGGCCGCGATCCTGGTCCACGGGGCGGACACCCGGATCCTGATGAGCAACCCCCTGGCCCAGGATCTCCTCGGCCTGACCGAGGAGCAGTTGCTGGGCCGGGAGGCCACGGATCCGTGCTGGCAGTTCACACGGGAGGACGGGACCACGATGCCCCCGGGTGAGTTCCCCGTCAGCCGGGTGCTGACCTCGGGGCAGCCGCTCCGGGACGCCGTCCTGGGCGTGCGTCGTCCCGCCACGGGAACCGACGTGTGGGTCCTGGTCAGCGCCGATCCGGTGCGCGACGAGCGCGGGGCCGTCGAGCAGGTCATCGTCACCTTCGTGGACATCACCGACCGCAGGCTGGCGGAGGAAGCGCTGCGCCGGCTGAACCGGGAACTGCGGGCCATCAGCGACTGCAACCAGGCCCTGATGCGGGCGCAGGACGAACAGGCGCTGCTCCTCGAAGTCTGCGGGATCATCTGCGACGAGGCGGGCTACCGCATGGCGTGGGTCGGCTACGCCGGGCTGGATCCGGCCAGGACGCTCCGGCCCGTGGCATGGGCGGGAGCGGAAGACGGCTATCTCACAGGTTTCAAGGTGAGTTGCGCCGGGGGCTCGGAAGGCGGGCAGGGGCCCGCCGCGACGGCGATCCGAACCGGGGATGTGGTCTACCTCCAGGACTTCATGGTGGATGCCCACCTGGACCCGGGGCGGGAGGGCGCCCTGCGGCGCGGTTACCGATCCGGGATCGCCCTGCCGCTCAAGGACAGTGGCGGATCCGTGTTCGGCGCGCTGGTGATCTACTCCGCCGAGCCGGACGCCTTCACCCCGCACGAAACGCGGCTGCTGGAAGAGCTGGCCGGAGACCTGGCTTTCGGCATCGTGACGTTGCGCACCCGCGTCGAGGGCGCGCGGGCGGAGGAGGAGCGGGCCCGGCTGAGGCAGCACCTGCAGCAAAGTCAGAAGATGGAGGCCATCGGCCGGCTGGCCGGCGGTGTGGCCCACGACTTCAACAACCTGCTCACGGTCATCAACGGCTACAGCGAGCTGGCCCTGGGGCAGCTGGCGAAGGGCGATTCGCTGCAGGGTGATCTCCAGCAGATCCAGGCGGCAGGGCGCCGCGCGGCGGAACTGACCCAACAGCTGCTGGCGTTCAGCCGGATGCAGGTGGTGCAGCCGAGGGTGATCACGCTGAACGACCAGGTGAGGGACGCCGAGAAGATGTTGAAGCGGGTGATCGGCGAGAACATCGAGCTGGTGTGCTCGCTGGATCCGGCCTTGGACACGATCCGGGCCGACCCGGGGCAGATTCACCAGATCCTCATGAACCTGGTGGTCAACGCCCGGGATGCCATGCCCTCCGGGGGCCGCGTGGTGCTGGAGACGCGCAACGAGGTCGTGGAAACGGTCACGGCCGCGCACGGCTGGACGCTGGAGCCGGGCCGCTACGCCGTGCTCTCGGTGAGCGACACGGGAGTCGGCATGAGCGAGGAGGTGATGAACCGGGTCTTCGAGCCGTTCTTCACCACCAAGGAGCCGGGCAAGGGGACCGGCATGGGGCTGGCCACGGTGTTCGGGATCGTGCAGCAGGCGGGCGGGTTCATTTCGGTTTCCAGCCGGCCGGATCACGGCACGGCGTTCACCATCTACTTCCTGCGCGTGACGGAGGAGGGGGCGGAGCCGACCCGGCCCGCCGCGGGAGAAACGAGGGCGCGGGGGGATGAGACCATCCTGGTGGTGGAGGACCAGCAGGAGGTGCGCGGGCTGATGCTCGCCAACCTCCGGAGCCTGGGCTACCGCGTGCTGGAGGCTCAGAATGGCGAGGATGCCCTGAGGGTCTGCGAAACGCACCCGGGACCGATCCACCTGGTCATCACGGACGTGGTCATGCCGCGGATGAGTGGACCCACGATGGCGTCCCGCCTGGTGCTCATGCGGCCGGACTCCCGGGTGCTGTTCGTCTCGGGGTACTCGGAGAATCTCGAGTTGCAGGGGGACTCGCCGCAGATGTGCTTCGACTACCTGCAGAAACCCTTCAGCCTGGAAGGGCTGGCCCGCAGCGTGCGGGAACTCCTGGACCGGTCGCGCGCGATGACCTAG